One Aneurinibacillus migulanus genomic region harbors:
- a CDS encoding CPBP family glutamic-type intramembrane protease, producing the protein MLILKISLSFIYYTVTYSVGEEIGWRGYLLSKLMGLGWRNFYFPLLTAAVVLGGIVNRRENIIQ; encoded by the coding sequence ATGCTCATTTTGAAAATTTCTTTGTCCTTTATATATTATACCGTAACCTATTCGGTCGGTGAGGAAATCGGATGGAGAGGATATCTTCTTTCGAAGCTCATGGGCCTTGGCTGGAGAAATTTTTATTTTCCTTTGCTAACTGCCGCAGTTGTATTAGGGGGAATCGTAAATCGAAGGGAGAATATAATCCAGTGA